Below is a window of Trichosurus vulpecula isolate mTriVul1 chromosome 4, mTriVul1.pri, whole genome shotgun sequence DNA.
GCCCTGCCACCTCTCCCTTGTATCTCTGGCTGCTTTCATCTTCACACCTCTTGCCCTCTCTGGAGATGTTATTGTTAGAGGAGTTCGAGCTTCCGGTTCCATTTGTATTGGCAAAACTGATAAACTAGGTACTCATCCCCATCACAGGCAGGATACAAAGGCTAAATTAGGATTGAGGCAGCTCAATCAAGAGCAAAGAAGAGATTTCGTAGCTCCCCTGctgtcttttctctcctcctttctgctGCTTCATACATATAACCTGTTTTCTAATACTTACtggttctttttttgtgtgtctgaaACAGAGGAAGACGTGGAAGAGGTAGCAGGCGAGATCAATGCTGTAATCACGACAGTTTATTTCCCTAAATCACAGACTTGTGAAAGGTGACCTTGGTCATTCTACTTCCATGCAGGGTGACCTCCTCAACCCCCTCAGACTAATATAGACAGGAGTCCTTCCAGGGCTTAGCTTTTCAGGAAGGTGGAGGCCACTGTTGGCTTTGTTTCTCTCTATTCCTGTGTAGTTCACCCACAGTGGTTCAGTGCCTTCCTACTTAACCCTCTCCCAACTAGGGAGAGGGCAGGGCTCATAATTGCtattctctctcaccccacctcACCTCACAGATGGACCCAGTCCAGAAAGCAGTAATCAGTCACACTTTTGGAGTCCCCTCCCCTATAAAGAAGAAGCTGTTTATCTCCTGTAACATCTGCCACTTGAGGTTCAACTCTTCGGTGAGCtaagtggagggagagggagaaggtctAATGAATGGGGAACTGTCAGTGGGAATGGCAGGAGTGTGCAGAAGAAAACTGGGAACCAGACTTGATATactgggaggaaggggaaaggtgaGGAAATGACCCAGATacttggaaagaatgctgaacatGGGGTCAGAAAAggtaggtttgaatcctggctctgccactcacttcaagtcacttcatttctctgggtctcaattttcttaactataaaatgaagggactagTCTAGATGGCCTTTaacatctagctctaaatctgtcatgTTATGATCGTTGTTATCTGGAGTAATCTCCTGCCttcctaaattttctctccatttctccactCTCCTTATGCTgctttctcccctcaccccatccTACCTTGCCCACATCCTTCCCTACTCCTCTATCTTTCACTTCTCCTGTCATCCTTTATTCCCTTACTCCCCTGTCCCTTCACACCCCTCATCTCCTGTGGAGAAAGGCCTAATTTCCATCTATTTTCCTGCCTATGTTGACAATCAGGGGAAGTACTCTCAAGGAATTGAGAGTCTAGTAGGGGGTTCTGGGACATATGCTAAAAGAGGCATAATAGAAAGCTGAAAGTAACAGGAACAAAGGAGATATTCAAGTTAAGTGttttaagaaaatttgaggagggagagagaatgggtgggggtgggagtgggggcaggATGGGGAAAACTTCATAGAGGGAAGTAGAAGCTGGGCAGTCTTCAAGAGAGATTTTCAACAGGTTCCATTTCAGGCCTAGTGGTTATTTATATCAGTGCACACAGAAAGGATATTAGGTTGGGGAGTAAAGAATATATAGTGGATCAAATGCTGAAGGTAGTAagagctgggttcagattccacttCTGACCCTTGCTagatgagtgaccctgggcaagtaatttaacttcagATGTTGCATCTGTAAAAGGGGTATGATAGCAACTGGCTTCTCGGTGAtatgtgaggctcaaatgagataagagctttgtaaatcttaaagcactttgtaagtgtGACCTATTATAACCATTAccatgtaaaataataataacagccaacattgacatatcactttaaggtttacaaagttctttacatatctcatctcacttgatcctcacaattctatgaggtgggtgctattattatctttatttcacagttggagaaaccgaggcagacagaagtgacttgcccagggtcattcagctgcTGAGTGTTTGAGAcaacatttgaattcagttcttcacGACTCTAAGTCCAGCCATCTATTTACCGAATCACTCAAATGACTCATTAATAATAAAGCTAGAAATGTATATTGGTGCCAGATCGTGGAGGGCTTTATTGAACCTTACACCACCTTCTATATGGTTGGTGCTCAATAATTGGGTGATGAATGTGTAAACGAATGAACAGTGCCCTCGTGCCCTGCTGCTCTCTTCTAGAACCAGGCTGAAGCTCATTACAAAGGTCACAAACATGCGAGAAAGGTCAAGGCTGTGGAGGCTGCCAAGAGTAAGCAGAGGACTTATACTCCAGCCCGGGAGAGAGCCACTGTTCCACCCAGCACCCCGCCTGAGAGCAGAGCTCTTGGAGAACCCCAGAACAAGGGTATAGTAGTGTGTGCTTAttcctcatctgccctctcccctccccatctggCCTGGTCAAATAATTGGGACTGGGCATTTCTACTCATTTTGCCATTTAATGAATACAGTGTAAAGGGTGATAGAATAACATGCAAATGAAGGTCTCTAAGGAGATGAGGGAGGAGCAGGGTCTGTGCCTCAGGCCCTTGACCTGTGGCCTCTgtctcatcagctcccttggCACCCTCTTCTGGATCCCCTCTAGTTCTGCTGAAGACTTTGGACTCCTCTCCCAGGGAGTCGGCTGGCCTGGACCTCTCCGATGCCTCTTCTTCTTcgtcctcttccccttcctgttCCCCCTCATCCCCAGGGCCAGGGGCCGAAATGCCTGGTACTAgaatgggggcaggggcaggaaaCAGTGTGGGTACAGACAACCGGAATGAGAAGGGCCCTCTCTACTGCCCTACCTGTAAGGTTACTGTCAACTCAGCCTCACAGCTCCAGGCCCATAACACAGGTCAGTTCTTGGAAGGGGTGGGGCATggcaagggagggagaaggggagtgaAGAAGGTAGGgtgcaaaagagagaaagggggaaaaatctatACTTTTTACCCTTCTCGGGGGCCAGGGAGTGGGAAAGGCATAGTAGCTTTGATCCTCTGATTGCCCAGTGCCCTTCTATCTGGGGGCTGGGAGCCTTTCTGTGTGCCTAGGTAGCCCTGGGAAAGTTTATCTCCTAGGCCTACCTCCAATCTCTGGAGGCAAATGATCTAGGAAGAGAGAGGACAAGGGACAGAAGGCTTCTATGACTCTAGAATTGGGGTTTTCAACTTGGGGTTCTCTTTGGGGGGGGAGGTATCTATAGACAGATTTCAGGGAATCTGAATTTGGacgggaaaaaattacatcttgattttcactaacctctaactgaaatttagcccTTTCTCCCAATTATGAACGAAAGCAATGAACCATTATTTTGAAATGGGCTCTATAGAGGAGGCAAAGGACAAGGAAAGTAAGACTGCATGAAGGTGCTAGGAATCGGGGATGTGTATCTGTATGTAATGAGAGAGGCTGAGAAAAAGCTTCAATCACAAGGCAGACAATGCTCATCCAGCTTAGGTGGGCTTGATGAACAGAATATCCTGGAGGCTGAGGGATGGCCTTCAGGTTGGAGGGACTATATACCTTTGTCCCACTATTCCCATCATTGGCCTCTGATGGGATCTCTCTCCCCTCATAGGAGCCAAGCACAAGTGGATGGTGGATGGTCATCGAGGAGTTCCTCGAAGAGGCCGAGGCCGAATTATGCCTCGTGGAGGGGCCAGGCACAAGGCTAAGCGTGTGGCAGGAGCCCCAGGTGGCAAGCCGGGGCCAAGcccttctttccactgtgccctctgtcagcTCCATGTCAACTCTGAGACCCAACTCAAGCAGGTGGGAGAAGGAAAGATATAGGAAGggtgcagaggtggggaacctgcagcctagaggccacatgtggccctctaggtcctcaagtgcagccctttgactgaatccaaacttcatagaacaaatccccataataaaaggatttgttctgtaaaacttggccaCATGTTTCCCACCCCCGGAGAGGTTGGGGTTGGGGTGGCCAGAGGGGGAGATGGGAGGTTGATGGGAGCATGAGCCAGATAGGAGTGTACAGAGCTATGAGGGGTGAATAGGAAGATGCAGAGGAGGGTTGAATGATGGTGGATGACTGCTAAGGGAAGAGTATTACccttggggaagggaaaaaagagtggGTAGGCAACATCGGGGAGATTTAGCTCTTACCTTCCCTCAGTTCTTCCTTATCATAAATCACAAGGGTAAGGAAGCCTATTTGGGAGACCTGCCTCAACTGACGCCCTATTTGTGTCCATATCTTTTAGCACATGAGCAGCCGGAGACACAAAGACAGGCTGGCAGGGAAACCCCTGAAGGCTAAGGTCAGTCAGCATAGCAAGCTACAGAAACACGGGGCGCTGGCTGTGAGTATCCTCAAGGTACCTGTCACCAAATGTTGGAAGTCCCAACCCACAAATCCTGGGGACAGGAAGACTGGGTGGGCAGCTCTGAGCCAGGCAAAGCCAAAAGGAATGAGGTGGTGGTAGCTTTTTGtgggggtggatgggaagggataGTGTCCGGGAGAGACATTAGGAGGTAGCTATGAGAACACTTGACTAGAGATGAGCTTTTATGGGTGCAGCAGGAAGGAAGCAAACCCCTTTCCTGAGCCTGCcctgggaagggaagatgaatTTGGCCTTTTGTTGTCTTGGGCTGTGCCCAGGAATTTCCGGCAGGTGGGATGGAGCACTAGCTTTGAGGGCATGCGAATGAGGGGTGGGTGTATGTTTGGGTGAGGGTCCCCTGGAAACAATCCCTAGCCACCATCttccctttctcaccccttttAATTCCTGAGGTTTCCCATCTC
It encodes the following:
- the ZNF385C gene encoding zinc finger protein 385C, with amino-acid sequence MKRPLSPAPPGEKGLPAPGGSECPPQPPEPSRPKRERKRPSYTLCDVCNIQLNSAAQAQVHCGGRAHQRRLRQLSSGKTPSGPGPASSSPNPLLASLPLPARPLQPPLDIKHFLTFHFNGAAPLSLFPNFSTMDPVQKAVISHTFGVPSPIKKKLFISCNICHLRFNSSNQAEAHYKGHKHARKVKAVEAAKSKQRTYTPARERATVPPSTPPESRALGEPQNKAPLAPSSGSPLVLLKTLDSSPRESAGLDLSDASSSSSSSPSCSPSSPGPGAEMPGTRMGAGAGNSVGTDNRNEKGPLYCPTCKVTVNSASQLQAHNTGAKHKWMVDGHRGVPRRGRGRIMPRGGARHKAKRVAGAPGGKPGPSPSFHCALCQLHVNSETQLKQHMSSRRHKDRLAGKPLKAKVSQHSKLQKHGALAVSILKSKLALQKQLTKTLAARFLPSPLPTAAVCTLPGPLALRPAPAAATTLFPAPMLGPALFRSPAAAVRPATGPIVFAPY